In Aulosira sp. FACHB-615, the following are encoded in one genomic region:
- the bioF gene encoding 8-amino-7-oxononanoate synthase, translated as MTPDPYAWIEESLATIHRADWYRAVQALSDRPGATVVLAGREVINFASNDYLGLAGDERLIAAATAATREFGTGSTGSRLLSGHRQLHRDLEKAIASLKQTEDAIVFSSGYLANLGAIAAVVGKRDLILSDQYNHSSLKNGAILSGATITEYPHCDVVALKTQLSQQRQNYRRCLIITDSVFSMDGDLCPLPTLLAIAEEFNCMLLVDEAHATGVMGQTGAGCVEFFGCTGKQLIQIGTLSKALGSLGGYVAGNAHLIDFLRNRAPTWIYTTGLSPADTAAALAAIHIIQQEPQRRMQLWRNVDYLKNLMQQQLPQLKLLPTESPILCFQLPSPTDALRVGKHLKDAGIFAPAIRPPTVPTSRIRISVMATHQTQHIEALVAGLKVLSAE; from the coding sequence ATGACACCAGACCCTTATGCTTGGATAGAAGAATCGTTAGCAACAATCCATCGGGCGGACTGGTATCGTGCAGTACAAGCTTTAAGCGATCGCCCTGGTGCAACGGTGGTGTTGGCGGGGCGAGAGGTGATTAATTTTGCCAGTAATGATTATTTGGGTTTGGCTGGGGATGAAAGGTTAATTGCTGCTGCTACAGCCGCCACTAGAGAATTTGGGACTGGTAGTACAGGTTCTCGATTACTCAGTGGGCATCGGCAATTACACAGAGATTTAGAAAAAGCGATCGCATCTCTCAAACAAACTGAAGATGCAATTGTCTTTAGTTCAGGATATCTGGCAAACTTGGGAGCGATCGCAGCTGTTGTTGGGAAACGTGATTTAATTCTTTCTGACCAGTACAATCATTCCAGCCTGAAAAATGGTGCCATTCTCAGTGGGGCAACCATCACAGAATATCCCCATTGTGATGTTGTGGCTTTAAAAACTCAACTCAGCCAACAACGGCAAAACTACCGTCGTTGTTTAATTATTACCGATAGCGTCTTTAGTATGGATGGGGATTTATGTCCCTTGCCAACATTGTTAGCGATCGCGGAAGAATTTAACTGTATGCTGCTAGTTGATGAAGCCCACGCAACTGGGGTCATGGGTCAAACTGGCGCGGGGTGTGTGGAATTTTTTGGCTGTACTGGTAAGCAGTTAATTCAAATTGGCACTTTAAGCAAAGCTTTAGGTAGTTTAGGTGGTTATGTTGCTGGCAATGCTCACTTAATTGATTTTTTACGCAATCGCGCCCCGACTTGGATTTACACCACAGGACTTTCCCCCGCCGATACCGCCGCCGCCTTAGCCGCAATTCACATTATCCAACAAGAACCCCAACGGCGAATGCAATTGTGGCGTAATGTCGATTACCTCAAAAATCTGATGCAGCAGCAATTACCCCAACTGAAGTTATTACCAACAGAATCACCCATACTTTGTTTTCAATTACCCAGTCCCACTGATGCACTCCGGGTTGGTAAGCACCTCAAAGATGCAGGTATTTTTGCCCCCGCAATTCGTCCACCCACAGTCCCAACCAGTCGCATCAGAATTTCTGTTATGGCTACCCATCAAACACAGCATATAGAAGCATTAGTCGCAGGCTTGAAAGTGCTGAGTGCTGAGTAA
- a CDS encoding PAS domain S-box protein — protein MPYIHYSHLLRYGFVVVVVATALVIMLLLDPILDMKGTPFLLFFSAVMVSAWYGGLKSGLLATFLSAILSDYFFLSQHYTVGLSLPNGVKILLFALQGLLFSFLSEELRHAKRKAEINLQKLKISEERFRVALSNSDIVVFQQDRDFRYQWVHNLQGIDTVAAVLGRTDYELFPTAIAQQLIKIKRQAVEQGISTREEVCLSLGEEVIYYDLLVEPLTGGEGGVTCVGVNITERKQTELEKAKLQSTLQQALQQKEESLALLNTWLTSSPVALAFLDTELRYVYANEALASINGIPLSQHIGRTLQEILPEWAGRLEPVFQQVIQTRQPLLNQEVSGETHPPGVYRQSLVSYYPVSLPDGKLLGVGVTGVEITPIKQAEQALRDSEAKFRSVVESNMIGIGFWEQDGKITDANDALLKMLGYSREDLVSGELDWRNLTPAEYLYLDEQALIQLQHGSFSTPYEKEYIRKDGTSLPVLIGSSHFEGTSDRGAFFVIDITERKQAEEQLRYIAEISSLLSTSLDYEETLQQIAKISVPQLADWCSVEILTDDGSLRRLPVAYADPAQAELAQQLQEYVPNLSGIHPIARVLQTGKPELIAQVTDAMLVASTQNAEHLEIIRQLGAKSAMVVPLIAHKRVLGCITFAIAQSNRCYDETDLNLATDVAYRAALAVENAQLYRDNHQALINYAESLALLDALLAGAPVAVCFLDQELRYIRINQVLADINGFPVEAHLGRKFSEMFPRMATQFEAQLQQVLETGEPLLNVEISGEVPGKPGIYSYWLGNYYPVRNALNETVGIGIIFSDVTATKVAEIALRESESRFRAMFNQAAVGIALVGLNGQFLQVNPALCEITGYSQAELMQMNFQNITHPDDLADDLAQAGRVLAKEINGYSLEKRYIRKDGSPVWVNLTSSAVWDIHGQAKYAVGIIEDISERKQAELAQNFLVEASSLLAASLDYQVTLHNVANLVVPTLADWCVVHVLGEDYTIQQIAMVATLPAKQEILSELRRRYPPKYEDNSPFRETLLRGASVFYPEFPSQILPQLAEDAEHLQLLQSLGTSSLIIIPLHLRGEILGIISLARGKSSCAYNAADLALAEDLAHRAATAIDNARLYQKTQQAKQAAELAVSRTVRLQRITAALSEAITPQQVADVLVNQGIAALGASAGSVSLLVEHGSYLKVVQATGYPESVLDAWKTFPVTAAVPLAETVRTGKAIFLESPAVLAANYPHLADLPSVTGNSAFACVPLIVEKQVIGALGWSFATTQIFSEADQGFMLTLGQQCGQAIARAQLYEAERLARSEAETANRIKDEFLAVLSHELRTPLNPILGWAKLLRTRKNDETTILRALETIERNAKLQAQLIEDLLDVSRILRGKLSLHIRTVDLNSTITAALETVRLAAEAKSIQLQTSLPQQNVEVMGDGDRLQQIVWNLVSNAVKFTPSAGQVEVRLEQVGMEAQIQVIDNGKGITPEFLPYVFEYFRQADGKTTRVFGGLGLGLAIVRHLVELHGGIVWAESPGEGQGATFTVRLPLHKSADATELNPETAQMDLATQDSLLAGVRILFVDDQSDVLEFFSFALEQYGAEVTAVASAAAALEALVQLEPDILLSDIGMPIMDGYMLLRQVRQLPQDKCGQIPAIALTAYAGEIDYKQAIAAGFQRHIPKPVDPLDLAIAIAKLIRRK, from the coding sequence ATGCCCTACATTCATTATTCGCATTTACTACGTTATGGCTTTGTGGTGGTAGTTGTCGCCACAGCACTAGTAATTATGCTCTTGCTTGACCCCATATTAGACATGAAGGGAACACCATTCCTACTATTTTTTAGTGCTGTAATGGTGAGTGCTTGGTATGGTGGTTTGAAATCAGGACTGTTAGCAACCTTCTTGTCAGCAATATTAAGCGATTACTTTTTTCTTTCCCAACATTACACAGTCGGGTTAAGTTTACCTAATGGTGTAAAAATACTGTTATTTGCGTTACAAGGATTACTATTTAGTTTTCTGTCTGAAGAATTAAGGCACGCGAAACGTAAAGCAGAAATTAATCTCCAGAAACTAAAAATTAGTGAAGAACGATTTCGCGTCGCCCTGAGTAATTCAGATATTGTCGTGTTTCAGCAAGACCGCGATTTTCGTTATCAATGGGTTCATAATCTACAGGGTATAGATACAGTTGCAGCCGTGTTAGGCAGAACTGATTATGAACTTTTCCCCACAGCAATAGCACAACAATTGATCAAAATTAAACGTCAGGCGGTAGAACAAGGTATTTCCACCCGTGAGGAAGTTTGTCTGAGTCTTGGGGAAGAAGTGATTTATTATGACTTGCTAGTGGAACCCCTCACCGGTGGCGAAGGTGGTGTGACTTGTGTGGGCGTAAATATTACAGAACGCAAGCAAACAGAACTAGAAAAAGCCAAGTTACAAAGCACACTCCAGCAAGCCCTCCAACAAAAAGAAGAATCTTTAGCTTTACTGAATACTTGGTTAACTAGTTCCCCCGTAGCATTGGCATTTCTTGATACTGAATTACGCTATGTGTATGCTAATGAAGCTTTAGCATCTATCAACGGTATACCTCTAAGTCAACATATTGGTCGTACTCTACAAGAAATCTTACCGGAATGGGCGGGGCGATTAGAACCAGTGTTTCAGCAAGTAATTCAAACGCGCCAACCATTACTGAACCAAGAAGTTAGCGGCGAAACTCATCCGCCTGGGGTATATCGCCAAAGTTTAGTTAGCTACTATCCTGTTAGCTTACCCGATGGAAAGTTGCTGGGCGTGGGAGTGACTGGTGTTGAAATTACACCAATCAAACAAGCTGAACAAGCATTGCGAGACAGCGAAGCTAAGTTTCGCAGTGTGGTTGAGTCCAATATGATTGGAATTGGCTTTTGGGAACAAGATGGCAAAATTACAGATGCTAATGATGCCTTGCTGAAGATGTTGGGTTACAGCCGCGAAGATTTAGTTAGTGGAGAATTGGACTGGCGAAATTTGACACCTGCTGAGTATCTTTATCTTGATGAACAAGCACTCATACAACTTCAACACGGTTCCTTTTCCACTCCTTATGAAAAAGAATATATCCGCAAAGATGGGACGAGCCTACCAGTGTTAATTGGTAGCAGTCATTTTGAGGGAACTTCAGACAGAGGCGCTTTTTTTGTTATTGATATTACAGAACGTAAGCAGGCGGAAGAGCAACTACGCTACATTGCGGAAATCAGTAGTTTACTGTCTACTTCTTTAGATTATGAGGAAACTTTACAGCAAATTGCCAAAATCTCTGTGCCACAATTAGCTGACTGGTGTAGTGTAGAGATTTTGACTGATGATGGTTCACTGCGGCGTTTACCTGTGGCTTATGCCGATCCTGCTCAGGCGGAGTTAGCGCAACAACTCCAAGAATATGTGCCGAATTTGTCAGGTATACATCCGATCGCTAGAGTACTGCAAACAGGCAAACCAGAATTAATCGCTCAAGTCACTGATGCGATGTTAGTTGCCTCAACGCAAAACGCCGAACATTTAGAAATTATCCGTCAGCTAGGGGCGAAGTCGGCAATGGTGGTGCCATTAATCGCCCACAAGCGAGTTTTGGGTTGTATTACCTTTGCGATCGCGCAATCAAATCGTTGTTACGATGAAACTGATTTAAATTTAGCCACAGATGTAGCTTATCGCGCTGCCTTAGCAGTGGAAAATGCCCAACTTTATCGAGATAATCATCAAGCGTTAATTAATTATGCCGAATCTCTAGCACTGTTAGATGCACTGTTAGCAGGCGCACCTGTGGCAGTTTGCTTTTTAGACCAAGAATTACGCTATATCAGAATTAATCAAGTTTTAGCTGACATTAACGGTTTCCCTGTAGAAGCCCATCTGGGGCGGAAATTTAGCGAGATGTTCCCCAGGATGGCAACGCAATTTGAAGCGCAATTACAACAGGTGTTAGAAACTGGCGAACCCCTGCTGAATGTGGAAATTAGCGGGGAAGTACCAGGAAAACCAGGAATATACAGCTATTGGTTGGGTAATTATTATCCAGTCCGCAATGCTTTAAATGAAACTGTGGGGATTGGAATTATTTTCTCAGATGTCACAGCCACCAAAGTTGCGGAAATTGCTTTGCGTGAAAGTGAATCGAGATTCCGCGCTATGTTCAACCAAGCCGCAGTCGGTATTGCTTTGGTAGGGTTGAATGGTCAATTTTTGCAAGTAAATCCGGCATTGTGTGAGATTACAGGTTACAGCCAAGCCGAATTAATGCAGATGAACTTTCAAAATATCACCCACCCTGACGACTTAGCCGATGATTTAGCCCAGGCTGGGAGAGTTTTAGCAAAGGAAATTAACGGTTACTCTTTAGAAAAACGCTACATTCGCAAAGATGGTTCCCCGGTTTGGGTAAATCTGACTTCTTCGGCTGTTTGGGATATTCATGGACAAGCCAAGTATGCAGTCGGCATTATCGAAGATATCAGCGAACGCAAACAAGCCGAACTCGCGCAAAACTTTTTAGTCGAAGCCAGTAGCTTACTAGCCGCCTCCCTAGATTATCAAGTCACTCTCCATAATGTGGCTAATTTGGTAGTGCCTACCTTAGCTGATTGGTGTGTTGTTCATGTGCTGGGGGAAGATTATACGATTCAACAAATCGCAATGGTGGCGACGCTTCCGGCTAAACAAGAAATCCTCTCAGAACTGCGCCGACGTTATCCCCCCAAATACGAAGACAACAGTCCGTTTCGAGAAACCTTATTACGCGGCGCATCAGTCTTTTATCCCGAATTTCCATCCCAAATTCTTCCCCAACTTGCTGAAGACGCAGAACATCTACAGTTACTCCAAAGCCTGGGTACAAGTTCTTTAATCATTATTCCCCTACATTTGCGCGGGGAAATATTGGGCATAATTTCTTTAGCAAGAGGTAAATCTAGTTGTGCTTATAATGCCGCAGATTTGGCATTAGCAGAAGATTTAGCCCATCGTGCGGCGACGGCGATTGATAACGCCAGACTTTACCAAAAAACCCAGCAGGCAAAACAAGCCGCCGAATTAGCCGTTAGTCGCACTGTGCGTTTACAAAGAATTACCGCCGCCCTTTCCGAAGCTATTACCCCGCAACAAGTGGCTGATGTACTGGTGAATCAGGGAATTGCGGCGTTAGGTGCGAGTGCAGGTTCTGTGAGTTTGTTAGTAGAACATGGCAGTTATTTGAAAGTTGTGCAAGCCACTGGCTATCCAGAATCAGTACTGGATGCTTGGAAAACTTTTCCGGTAACGGCAGCTGTCCCTTTAGCGGAAACCGTGCGAACAGGCAAAGCAATTTTTCTCGAAAGTCCAGCCGTCTTAGCTGCTAATTATCCCCACTTAGCCGATTTACCATCGGTGACAGGAAATTCTGCCTTTGCTTGTGTTCCCTTGATTGTAGAAAAACAAGTAATTGGGGCATTAGGATGGAGTTTTGCCACTACCCAAATTTTTTCCGAAGCTGATCAAGGATTTATGTTGACATTGGGGCAGCAATGTGGTCAAGCGATCGCCCGCGCCCAACTCTACGAAGCCGAACGCCTTGCCCGTTCCGAAGCCGAAACCGCCAACCGCATCAAAGATGAATTTCTGGCGGTGCTTTCCCATGAACTGCGAACTCCCCTCAACCCGATTTTAGGCTGGGCAAAATTACTCCGCACCCGCAAAAACGACGAAACCACAATATTGAGGGCTTTGGAAACCATTGAACGCAACGCCAAGTTACAAGCCCAACTGATTGAAGATTTATTAGATGTGTCGCGGATTTTGCGCGGTAAGTTAAGTCTGCATATCCGCACTGTAGATTTAAACAGCACCATTACCGCCGCCCTAGAAACAGTGCGTTTAGCCGCCGAAGCCAAATCAATTCAACTGCAAACCTCTCTGCCCCAGCAGAACGTTGAAGTGATGGGTGACGGCGATCGCTTGCAACAAATTGTCTGGAATTTGGTATCCAATGCCGTAAAATTCACACCATCAGCCGGACAAGTAGAAGTGCGCTTAGAACAAGTCGGGATGGAGGCGCAAATTCAAGTCATTGATAACGGTAAGGGCATCACCCCAGAATTTTTACCCTACGTCTTTGAATACTTCCGCCAAGCCGATGGCAAAACCACCAGAGTCTTTGGTGGATTGGGATTAGGACTGGCAATTGTCCGCCATTTAGTAGAACTCCACGGTGGTATAGTCTGGGCAGAAAGTCCCGGTGAAGGACAAGGGGCAACTTTTACCGTGCGACTACCTCTGCATAAAAGTGCTGATGCCACCGAATTGAATCCTGAAACTGCACAGATGGACTTGGCAACCCAAGATTCATTATTGGCGGGAGTGCGAATTTTGTTTGTTGATGATCAATCTGATGTCTTGGAGTTTTTCAGCTTTGCCTTAGAACAGTATGGGGCAGAAGTGACAGCCGTTGCATCCGCCGCCGCCGCATTAGAAGCCCTAGTGCAGTTAGAGCCAGATATTTTACTCAGCGATATTGGAATGCCGATTATGGACGGGTATATGTTGCTACGGCAAGTTAGGCAATTACCCCAAGATAAATGCGGGCAAATTCCCGCGATCGCCCTCACAGCCTATGCTGGTGAAATCGACTATAAACAAGCAATAGCCGCAGGTTTTCAACGACATATCCCCAAACCCGTTGATCCCCTTGACTTAGCAATTGCGATCGCTAAACTGATTCGGCGGAAGTAA
- a CDS encoding PEP-CTERM sorting domain-containing protein produces the protein MIKSLKNIFQSAAIASIGVGILATVGISPASAINLQRYELSVDFGSNGSASGYYIVDQNQLPLNSSVRQVILSEWDITLTNTSGTVIDRLFNNLGNPSSPLNNSTNIAGIIEFQVGVQPQIAEALAFVQSSTTVSQLVLGFGRGFTGIGSTNFIQYSRSRAPSFAGITATSLQANNATPVPEPLTLGGVVIGSGFGLWMKRKQKALVKV, from the coding sequence ATGATCAAATCTCTCAAGAATATATTCCAATCGGCAGCGATAGCATCGATTGGTGTTGGTATACTGGCAACTGTGGGGATTTCTCCTGCTAGTGCGATAAATTTGCAAAGATATGAACTTAGCGTAGATTTTGGTAGTAACGGTAGTGCTAGTGGTTACTACATAGTAGATCAGAATCAATTACCATTAAACTCATCCGTACGTCAAGTTATTTTATCTGAATGGGATATAACGCTCACAAACACTTCAGGAACAGTTATTGACAGATTGTTCAATAACTTGGGCAATCCTTCTAGCCCACTGAACAACAGCACAAACATAGCTGGGATTATAGAATTCCAGGTTGGCGTGCAGCCTCAAATTGCAGAGGCATTAGCGTTTGTACAGAGTTCTACCACCGTTAGCCAGTTGGTGTTAGGATTTGGGCGTGGATTTACTGGAATAGGTAGCACAAATTTCATACAGTATAGTCGTAGCCGTGCCCCGTCCTTTGCTGGTATTACAGCTACCAGTCTACAGGCTAACAACGCTACACCTGTACCTGAACCGTTGACCCTTGGTGGTGTGGTTATTGGTTCTGGTTTCGGATTGTGGATGAAGCGTAAACAAAAAGCTTTGGTAAAAGTATAG
- a CDS encoding RodZ family helix-turn-helix domain-containing protein, whose product MTMAPAYLFKILGNPTIEISQAELRSLLGEIETQLHRSQVYRQALAKLQTLLGSSEEAKNLFKAIGREAIGLAFQNFAHHAKVADSNQQTNTEPEKSSNVANSIPSNHLNQQPTNTDVLSISLVTEDTSKAVTQNPENSAKKHPIPKLMNWLQPNQKKANVELAQQQLAAQRLAIMSQIGQQLRQAREARGFCLRDLSIFTHLPTHQMEAVENGDLESLPEDILVRGFIRVMGNALGLNGTSLANSLPMVNTVPSVLPSWSQSKHNSPSMGLELRPIHLYLGYTALVAGTVGGLSVMSQPGKIDTTVNPDASSSSPVSQTNKNPEPNAKPGIKSSAAGISVGSDIAPPEAL is encoded by the coding sequence ATGACTATGGCACCTGCATATTTATTTAAAATTCTGGGAAATCCTACCATTGAGATTTCGCAAGCAGAACTGCGATCGCTACTAGGTGAAATTGAGACTCAACTTCATCGCAGTCAAGTTTATCGTCAAGCCTTGGCTAAACTACAAACATTACTTGGTTCTTCCGAAGAAGCCAAAAATTTATTTAAAGCTATCGGTAGGGAAGCTATCGGTTTGGCATTCCAGAACTTTGCCCATCACGCAAAAGTCGCAGATAGCAATCAACAAACAAACACAGAACCAGAAAAATCTAGTAATGTTGCTAATAGTATTCCTAGCAATCATCTAAATCAGCAACCAACAAATACAGATGTATTATCAATATCTTTGGTAACAGAAGATACCAGTAAAGCCGTTACCCAAAATCCTGAAAATTCAGCTAAAAAACATCCCATACCAAAACTCATGAACTGGCTGCAACCGAATCAAAAAAAAGCAAATGTTGAACTAGCCCAGCAACAATTAGCCGCCCAACGTTTAGCAATCATGAGTCAAATTGGTCAACAATTACGCCAAGCCCGTGAAGCTAGAGGTTTTTGTTTGAGAGATTTGAGTATCTTCACTCACTTACCAACTCATCAAATGGAAGCAGTCGAAAACGGCGACTTAGAATCATTACCAGAGGATATTTTAGTTAGAGGATTTATCCGGGTGATGGGTAATGCTTTGGGACTCAACGGTACAAGTTTGGCTAACTCTTTACCAATGGTTAATACTGTTCCATCCGTTCTACCTTCTTGGTCTCAGTCTAAACATAATTCCCCTAGTATGGGGTTAGAACTAAGACCGATACATTTATATTTAGGCTATACAGCCCTGGTAGCTGGGACAGTGGGAGGTTTATCTGTCATGTCTCAACCGGGAAAAATTGACACCACTGTTAATCCTGATGCTAGTTCGTCTTCGCCTGTTTCTCAGACAAATAAAAATCCTGAACCCAATGCGAAACCAGGTATTAAGTCAAGTGCTGCGGGAATTAGTGTCGGTTCAGATATTGCCCCACCGGAAGCATTGTAA
- a CDS encoding ABC transporter permease codes for MNFLESVQMAGKTLLSNKLRSALTMLGIVIGNASVIAMIGIGEGGQRYIAKQLESLGPNVLFVIPGNQETERISRDTPKTLVLEDARAIATQVPTIADVTAELNSRQVVTVGNKNTDVNIIGTTPSFLTVRDFTTDKGRFFSEVDMKRSNQVAVLGAKLAQRLFATSNPVGQQLRINNTSFRVIGVLVAKGSNLGVDYDDAALIPVITMANRIVGRTSPYGLELSYIVASAKNADSVDAAVFQITNLLRQRHKIIGEDDFTIRTQKDALQTVGQITGALTIMLAAIAGISLFVGGIGIMNIMLVSVTERTQEIGLRKAIGATEQDILLQFMIEAVIVSAIGGLLGTGVGVSGIMIVASLTPLEAGISPVAIATAVGVSGAIGLFFGVVPARRAAKLDPIVALRSA; via the coding sequence ATGAACTTCTTAGAAAGCGTACAAATGGCAGGCAAAACCCTGCTGTCGAATAAGTTGCGTAGCGCCCTCACCATGTTGGGGATAGTGATTGGTAACGCTTCGGTAATTGCCATGATTGGTATTGGGGAAGGCGGACAGAGATACATTGCCAAACAATTAGAATCTTTGGGGCCGAATGTGTTATTTGTCATTCCTGGTAATCAAGAAACCGAGCGGATTTCCCGTGATACCCCAAAAACTTTAGTTTTAGAAGATGCCAGAGCGATCGCTACTCAAGTGCCAACCATAGCAGATGTGACGGCGGAGTTAAATAGTCGGCAGGTGGTGACGGTAGGGAATAAAAACACCGATGTCAATATTATTGGTACAACTCCCAGCTTTTTGACGGTGCGCGACTTTACCACCGACAAAGGGCGGTTCTTTTCAGAAGTGGATATGAAACGCAGTAACCAAGTGGCGGTGCTGGGGGCAAAATTAGCCCAAAGACTTTTCGCCACTAGTAATCCTGTGGGACAGCAGTTACGCATCAACAATACGAGTTTTCGGGTGATTGGGGTATTAGTTGCCAAAGGTTCAAATTTGGGTGTGGATTATGATGATGCGGCGTTAATCCCGGTAATTACAATGGCAAACCGCATTGTCGGGCGTACTTCTCCCTATGGATTAGAGTTAAGTTACATTGTCGCCTCAGCTAAGAACGCCGATAGCGTAGATGCAGCCGTTTTTCAAATTACCAATTTGCTGCGCCAACGCCACAAAATCATCGGTGAAGATGACTTTACTATCCGTACCCAAAAAGATGCTTTGCAAACTGTCGGACAAATCACAGGTGCATTAACAATTATGCTGGCGGCGATCGCGGGTATCTCCCTATTCGTCGGCGGTATCGGTATCATGAATATCATGCTGGTTTCCGTCACCGAACGCACCCAAGAAATCGGACTCAGAAAAGCCATTGGCGCAACCGAACAAGATATATTACTCCAGTTCATGATTGAAGCTGTGATTGTGTCAGCAATTGGTGGTTTATTGGGAACTGGCGTTGGTGTCAGTGGAATTATGATTGTTGCCAGCCTGACACCCCTAGAAGCGGGGATTTCTCCTGTAGCTATTGCTACCGCCGTCGGTGTTTCTGGTGCGATCGGTTTATTCTTTGGTGTCGTTCCCGCCCGCCGTGCAGCTAAACTCGACCCGATTGTGGCATTGCGGAGTGCTTAG
- a CDS encoding efflux RND transporter periplasmic adaptor subunit translates to MNTYIEVPVIGKVYHPYRWLIGLIATGAVVAGVTSTVNVVNRGTSEQDITQLTVPVEAKNVTLKITASGKVVPVQSVNISPKNPGVLAELYVEQGDRVQQNQVIARMDVGDLQAQILQYRANLAQSQAQLDEALAGNRPQEITQARARLRQVEAQLAQARAGNRPQEISQVQAQVDAAQARVNYTTEQVKRYQYLYQQGAEKKQLLDQAVSDDKSAKANLEEARRRLSLMESGSRSEEIDMKEAAVTEAKAALVLLENGTRKEEIAQRQAAVKAAQAQLAAANVKIEETVIRAPFAGIVTQKYANIGAFVTPTTSASSSASATSSSIVAVAKGLEVLAQIPEADIGRVKVGQEVEIVADAYPDQVFKGNVRLIAPEAVVEQGVTSFQVRVALDTGIDKLRSGLNVDLTFLGDRVSNTLVLPTVAIVTEKGKTGVLIPDAKNQPQFREVTTGAQIQDQTQVLSGVEAGDRVFVDLPQDYKIKKAQEQQN, encoded by the coding sequence ATGAACACTTACATAGAAGTTCCCGTGATTGGCAAAGTTTATCACCCATATCGCTGGCTAATTGGGTTGATAGCCACGGGTGCTGTTGTGGCGGGTGTTACGAGTACAGTCAATGTGGTGAATCGTGGAACAAGTGAGCAAGATATTACACAACTAACTGTACCTGTAGAAGCAAAAAATGTAACTTTAAAAATTACTGCCAGTGGTAAGGTTGTACCTGTGCAGAGTGTAAATATTAGTCCGAAAAATCCTGGGGTGCTGGCAGAATTATATGTGGAACAAGGCGATCGCGTACAGCAAAATCAAGTGATCGCCCGGATGGATGTCGGTGATTTACAAGCCCAAATTCTGCAATATCGCGCCAACTTAGCCCAGTCCCAAGCGCAGTTAGATGAAGCCTTAGCTGGGAACCGTCCCCAAGAAATCACTCAAGCCAGGGCGCGTTTGCGACAAGTCGAAGCCCAATTAGCCCAAGCGCGTGCCGGGAATCGTCCCCAAGAAATTTCTCAAGTGCAAGCCCAAGTAGATGCAGCCCAAGCCAGGGTAAATTACACCACTGAACAAGTTAAACGTTACCAATATCTTTACCAACAAGGCGCAGAAAAAAAGCAATTATTAGACCAAGCAGTGAGTGATGATAAATCGGCTAAAGCTAATTTAGAAGAAGCGCGTCGGCGGTTATCACTGATGGAAAGTGGTTCTCGCAGTGAAGAAATTGACATGAAAGAAGCTGCCGTCACCGAAGCCAAAGCCGCTTTAGTTTTATTAGAAAATGGTACACGTAAAGAAGAAATTGCCCAACGCCAAGCCGCCGTTAAAGCGGCCCAAGCACAGTTAGCGGCTGCTAATGTCAAAATTGAAGAAACTGTGATTCGCGCCCCGTTTGCAGGGATTGTGACGCAAAAGTATGCGAATATCGGTGCATTTGTCACACCAACTACCTCTGCTTCTAGCAGTGCATCAGCAACTTCTAGTTCGATTGTGGCGGTTGCTAAAGGCTTGGAAGTACTAGCACAAATCCCCGAAGCTGATATTGGACGAGTGAAAGTAGGACAGGAAGTCGAAATTGTGGCTGATGCTTATCCAGATCAAGTATTTAAAGGTAATGTACGCTTGATTGCACCAGAAGCAGTTGTAGAACAAGGTGTAACATCCTTTCAGGTGCGCGTAGCTTTAGATACAGGCATAGATAAACTGCGTTCTGGGTTAAATGTCGATTTGACTTTTTTGGGCGATCGCGTCAGCAACACCTTAGTATTACCCACAGTAGCCATTGTCACCGAAAAAGGTAAAACTGGTGTCTTGATTCCCGATGCCAAAAATCAACCCCAGTTTCGGGAAGTTACAACAGGAGCGCAAATTCAAGACCAAACTCAAGTTTTATCAGGAGTAGAAGCAGGCGATCGCGTGTTTGTGGACTTACCCCAGGACTATAAAATCAAGAAGGCGCAAGAGCAGCAGAATTGA